The sequence GCTGGCGCCGGGCGACCCGACAGCGCTCTTTTTCAACCCCAACGTTCCCGTGGAAATCCTCGATCAGTTGCGCCGCAACTTCGGGCTGGACCAGCCGTTGCACGTGCGCTATGCCAAGTGGCTGGCGGCCTTCATGAGCGGGGACTTCGGCTATTCCCTGGCGCAGGGCCGGCCAGTCTCGAGGATCCTGCTGGAGACCCTCCCCAATACGCTGGTGCTGACGGGGGCCACTCTGCTCATCGTGTTCGTGCTGGGCGTGGCCATCGGCACCTATCAGGGCGTACGGCAGCACTCCTGGGGGGACCGGGGGCTCAGCGTCGTCTCCCTCTTCTTCTACTCGATGCCATCCTTTTGGCTGGGGCTCATGCTGATGCTGGTCCTGGCGCTCAAGGCGCATCAGTGGGGGTGGCCGATGGCGCTGCCCGCCACCGGGATGACGAGCGTGGACTACGAGTTCCTCGGGCCGCTCGCCCGGTTGCAGGACCGCGTCGCGCACCTGGTGCTCCCCGTCAGCACGCTGACCCTCGTGCTGGCCGCGGGCATCGCGCGCTATACCCGCGGCCAG is a genomic window of Gemmatimonadota bacterium containing:
- a CDS encoding ABC transporter permease, which produces MTAYILRRLLGSLPLLWGIATIIFFVLTLAPGDPTALFFNPNVPVEILDQLRRNFGLDQPLHVRYAKWLAAFMSGDFGYSLAQGRPVSRILLETLPNTLVLTGATLLIVFVLGVAIGTYQGVRQHSWGDRGLSVVSLFFYSMPSFWLGLMLMLVLALKAHQWGWPMALPATGMTSVDYEFLGPLARLQDRVAHLVLPVSTLTLVLAAGIARYTRGQMLEVIRQDYIRTARAKGLPERSVVLKHALRNSLIPVITLLGLYLPLLFSGAVFVETIFSWPGMGRVIVDAIFQRDYPLVMATSFLFAVMVVLGNLLADVLYAVADPRIRYD